A window from Candidatus Woesearchaeota archaeon encodes these proteins:
- a CDS encoding epoxyqueuosine reductase QueH, producing MTKPKLLLHICCAPCSTTVIEQLKKEFELTLFFYNPNIHPQFEKDKRLEECEKLSKHHKIQLIVGDYDYKNWFNFIKGLEQELEGGKRCEKCFEFRLNLAAKTAKELSFDSFTTSLTVSPHKNSKTIHKIGKNSSKKYEIDFFEGDFKKNEGYKKSIELSKELNLYRQKFCGCIFSFEEHIEKSFDHE from the coding sequence ATGACTAAACCTAAACTTTTACTCCATATTTGTTGTGCACCTTGTTCTACTACAGTAATCGAACAATTAAAAAAAGAATTTGAATTAACTTTATTTTTCTACAACCCAAATATCCACCCTCAGTTTGAAAAAGATAAACGTTTAGAAGAGTGCGAGAAATTATCTAAACATCATAAAATTCAATTAATTGTTGGAGATTATGATTATAAAAACTGGTTTAATTTTATTAAAGGTTTAGAACAAGAACTTGAAGGTGGCAAACGTTGTGAAAAATGTTTTGAATTTAGATTAAATCTTGCAGCCAAAACTGCCAAAGAATTAAGTTTTGACTCGTTCACAACATCCTTAACTGTATCCCCTCACAAAAATTCTAAAACAATCCATAAAATCGGAAAAAATTCTTCAAAAAAATATGAAATAGATTTCTTTGAAGGCGATTTTAAGAAAAATGAAGGTTATAAAAAAAGTATTGAGTTATCTAAAGAACTTAATCTTTATCGTCAGAAATTTTGTGGTTGTATTTTTTCTTTTGAAGAACACATTGAAAAAAGCTTTGATCATGAATAA